One window from the genome of Vibrio vulnificus NBRC 15645 = ATCC 27562 encodes:
- a CDS encoding peroxiredoxin C: MVLVGRQAPDFTAAAVLGNGEIVDNFNFAEFTKGKKAVVFFYPLDFTFVCPSELIAFDNRYEDFKAKGVEVIGVSIDSQFSHNAWRNTPVENGGIGQVKYPLIADVKHEICKAYDVEHPEAGVAFRGSFLIDEDGLVRHQVVNDLPLGRNIDEMLRMVDALNFHQKHGEVCPAQWEEGKAGMDASPQGVAAFLSEHAADLKK; encoded by the coding sequence ATGGTACTAGTAGGTCGTCAAGCCCCTGATTTTACTGCAGCTGCTGTTCTAGGTAACGGTGAAATCGTTGATAACTTCAATTTTGCAGAGTTTACTAAAGGTAAGAAAGCCGTTGTTTTCTTCTACCCACTAGACTTCACTTTCGTTTGCCCATCTGAACTGATCGCATTCGACAACCGTTACGAAGATTTCAAAGCAAAAGGCGTTGAAGTGATCGGTGTATCTATCGACTCTCAGTTTTCTCACAACGCATGGCGTAACACGCCAGTTGAAAATGGCGGTATCGGTCAAGTTAAATACCCTCTTATTGCTGACGTTAAGCATGAAATCTGTAAAGCGTACGATGTTGAACACCCAGAAGCAGGCGTTGCTTTCCGTGGTTCTTTCCTAATCGACGAAGATGGTCTTGTACGTCACCAAGTAGTGAACGACCTTCCTCTAGGCCGTAACATCGACGAAATGCTACGCATGGTTGATGCACTAAACTTCCACCAGAAGCACGGCGAAGTATGTCCTGCTCAATGGGAAGAAGGTAAAGCAGGTATGGACGCATCACCTCAAGGTGTTGCAGCGTTCCTATCTGAGCACGCAGCTGACCTTAAAAAATAA
- the aceB gene encoding malate synthase A: MLAQTPEKENTQAEQQTQGMLEVTGTLSPEHQAIFPVEAQTFLSQLCERFSSRVDQLLTAREERQNKIDQGELPDFLAETQDIREGSWKILGIPNDLQDRRVEITGPTDRKMVINALNANVKVFMADFEDSMSPAWDKVLDGQINLRDAVNGTISYTNPDNGKHYQLAENSAVLICRVRGLHLKEKHVTWHGQIIPGSLFDFALYFFNNHKALLKKGSGPYFYLPKLQSHHEAKWWSEVFHFTEEYFGLDTGTIKATVLIETLPAVFEMDEILFSLKEHIVGLNCGRWDYIFSYIKTLKKHPDRVLPDRQVVTMDKPFLNAYSRLLVRTCHKRGAFAMGGMAAFIPAKDPQENQKVLDKIQNDKSLEASNGHDGTWVAHPGLADTAMDVFNRALGERKNQLDVTRQDDAPITAKQLLEPCDGARTEQGMRHNIRVALQYIEAWISGNGCVPIYGLMEDAATAEISRASIWQWIQHSKSLDNGEMVTKALFKRYLDEEIQVVKQEVGETRFDSGRFHEAAELMASLTISDELTNFLTVPGYDYLD; the protein is encoded by the coding sequence ATGCTTGCTCAAACGCCCGAAAAAGAAAACACACAGGCTGAACAACAGACCCAAGGCATGCTTGAAGTAACAGGAACCCTGTCTCCTGAACATCAAGCTATTTTCCCTGTTGAAGCCCAAACCTTTTTATCTCAGCTGTGTGAGCGATTCTCATCGCGCGTCGATCAATTGTTAACTGCCCGAGAAGAGAGACAGAACAAGATCGACCAAGGAGAGTTACCTGATTTTCTTGCAGAGACTCAGGATATTCGAGAAGGGAGCTGGAAAATTTTGGGGATTCCCAACGATCTACAAGATCGTCGAGTCGAAATTACCGGGCCAACTGATCGCAAAATGGTGATCAACGCTCTAAACGCCAATGTAAAAGTCTTCATGGCGGATTTCGAAGACTCGATGTCTCCAGCTTGGGATAAGGTGTTGGATGGCCAGATCAACTTGCGTGATGCGGTCAATGGCACCATCTCTTACACCAACCCTGACAATGGCAAGCATTATCAGCTGGCGGAAAATTCAGCGGTGTTGATCTGCCGTGTTCGCGGCCTTCATCTAAAAGAAAAGCATGTAACGTGGCACGGTCAGATCATTCCAGGTTCCTTATTTGATTTTGCACTTTATTTCTTTAACAACCATAAAGCGTTGTTGAAAAAAGGCAGTGGTCCTTACTTCTATCTTCCCAAGTTACAGTCTCATCATGAGGCGAAATGGTGGAGTGAAGTGTTCCATTTCACCGAAGAGTATTTCGGTTTGGATACCGGCACCATCAAAGCCACGGTATTGATCGAGACGCTGCCTGCCGTCTTTGAAATGGATGAGATTCTCTTCTCGTTAAAAGAACATATTGTTGGCCTCAACTGTGGCCGTTGGGATTACATTTTTAGCTACATCAAAACGTTGAAGAAGCATCCAGACCGTGTGCTGCCGGATCGTCAGGTGGTGACCATGGACAAGCCGTTCTTAAATGCTTATTCGCGTTTACTTGTCCGCACTTGTCATAAACGTGGCGCGTTTGCGATGGGAGGGATGGCCGCCTTTATTCCAGCCAAAGATCCACAAGAGAATCAAAAGGTATTGGATAAGATCCAGAACGATAAATCACTCGAAGCCAGCAATGGCCATGATGGCACTTGGGTTGCGCATCCTGGTTTAGCCGACACCGCCATGGACGTGTTTAATCGTGCTCTAGGTGAGCGTAAAAACCAGCTTGATGTCACTCGCCAAGACGATGCGCCGATTACAGCTAAACAGTTACTGGAGCCTTGTGATGGAGCAAGAACAGAACAAGGTATGAGACACAATATTCGTGTTGCATTGCAGTACATCGAGGCATGGATCTCGGGTAATGGCTGTGTACCGATTTATGGCTTGATGGAAGATGCCGCGACCGCAGAAATCTCACGCGCTTCTATCTGGCAGTGGATTCAACATAGTAAGTCGTTAGATAACGGTGAAATGGTGACCAAAGCGCTGTTTAAGCGTTACCTCGACGAAGAGATTCAGGTCGTGAAACAAGAAGTGGGGGAGACTCGTTTTGACTCAGGCCGTTTCCATGAGGCCGCAGAGTTGATGGCTAGCCTGACCATAAGCGACGAGCTAACCAATTTCTTAACCGTACCGGGGTATGACTACCTAGATTAA
- a CDS encoding trypsin-like serine protease: MVFIMWKKTVLLSGMLAISSGAQAIIMGEADPDATYRVTIRASNMAEFPICGGTVVAPRWVLTAAHCVVMGEGTNVASYYVTKPSEISVTARTPDLNSSTTDNYFTVSHVVVHPKYTRLTEYKKNNDDSYTLVSTSLDSDVALLYLDRPVTGAPLSDLPTAAEMSDIESRLNKEWDDEFATNVRAKNVTASGWGATVADASTPAITLQKTQLTYLPIANCYQRLELGNHLPGIIEAPTNVTKICTMPNEVLPWQPDERTQYGNNVCKGDSGGPLIDDVTGKQIGIVSGIPLITPICASVTQPSFYTRVSNYYDWIQSYITATNPPSSHILKPDFILNAGSGGGSGSGGDNGNGTDGNGEGCHGGISTNSCSFTGTAEGGSLGALTLFALFVLGRYRRKVA; this comes from the coding sequence GTGGTCTTTATTATGTGGAAAAAAACAGTTCTTTTGTCAGGGATGTTGGCGATCAGCAGTGGTGCCCAAGCCATTATTATGGGGGAGGCGGATCCGGATGCAACGTATCGAGTGACCATTCGTGCCAGTAATATGGCCGAATTTCCAATTTGTGGCGGAACGGTCGTCGCTCCTCGATGGGTGTTAACCGCAGCACACTGTGTGGTGATGGGCGAAGGCACCAATGTCGCCAGTTACTATGTGACGAAGCCTAGTGAGATTTCAGTCACGGCGAGAACACCGGATCTTAATAGTTCAACAACGGACAATTACTTCACTGTTTCACATGTGGTGGTGCACCCGAAATATACTCGCTTAACGGAATATAAGAAGAATAACGACGATAGCTATACTTTGGTTAGCACCAGTTTAGATAGCGATGTTGCTCTACTTTATCTCGATCGCCCCGTTACCGGAGCGCCTCTCTCAGATTTGCCCACAGCAGCAGAAATGAGCGATATAGAAAGCCGACTCAATAAAGAATGGGATGATGAGTTTGCTACCAACGTCCGAGCAAAAAATGTCACCGCGTCTGGGTGGGGGGCAACTGTCGCGGATGCGTCAACTCCAGCCATCACTTTGCAAAAAACACAGTTAACTTATCTGCCCATAGCAAATTGCTATCAACGATTAGAGCTAGGTAACCACTTACCGGGTATTATTGAAGCTCCCACCAATGTGACCAAAATTTGCACCATGCCCAATGAAGTGTTGCCTTGGCAGCCAGATGAACGCACTCAATATGGCAATAATGTGTGTAAAGGCGACAGTGGTGGTCCTTTGATTGACGACGTCACTGGCAAACAAATTGGTATTGTCAGCGGCATCCCGCTCATTACGCCGATTTGCGCCTCGGTTACGCAGCCGAGTTTTTACACCAGAGTGAGCAATTACTACGACTGGATTCAAAGTTATATTACCGCGACTAACCCTCCAAGCAGTCACATTCTAAAACCAGACTTCATTTTGAATGCGGGTTCTGGTGGTGGCAGTGGTTCCGGGGGTGATAATGGCAATGGGACAGACGGAAATGGCGAAGGTTGCCACGGGGGGATTTCAACCAACAGTTGCAGTTTTACTGGTACTGCAGAAGGTGGAAGCCTTGGCGCGTTGACGCTTTTCGCCCTGTTTGTGCTGGGTAGATATCGTCGAAAAGTCGCTTAA
- the tgt gene encoding tRNA guanosine(34) transglycosylase Tgt, whose product MKLKFDLKKKNGNARRGQLTFERGTVQTPAFMPVGTYGTVKGMTPEEVKETGAEILLGNTFHLWLRPGQEVMKMHGDLHDFMNWQGPILTDSGGFQVFSLGDIRKITEEGVHFRNPVNGDKIFMDAEKSMEIQKDLGSDIVMIFDECTPYPATHAEAKKSMEMSLRWAQRSRDHFDKLENPNNLFGIVQGGVYEDLRDVSVKGLTEIGFDGYAVGGLAVGEPKEDMHRVLEHTCPQLPEDKPRYLMGVGKPEDLVEGVRRGIDMFDCVMPTRNARNGHLFVTGGVIKIRNATHKTDTTPLDPHCDCYTCKNYSKSYLHHLDRCNEILGARLNTIHNLRYYQRLMESIRKAIDEDRFEQFVEEFYARRNREVPPLGKQA is encoded by the coding sequence GTGAAATTAAAATTTGATCTTAAAAAGAAAAATGGCAATGCCCGTCGTGGTCAGTTGACATTTGAGCGTGGAACTGTGCAAACCCCGGCGTTTATGCCTGTCGGTACTTACGGTACGGTGAAAGGTATGACACCAGAAGAAGTCAAAGAGACGGGTGCAGAAATTTTACTAGGTAACACATTCCACTTATGGCTGCGTCCTGGCCAAGAAGTGATGAAAATGCACGGCGATCTGCACGATTTCATGAACTGGCAAGGTCCTATCTTGACTGACTCAGGCGGTTTCCAAGTATTCAGCCTTGGTGATATTCGTAAAATCACCGAAGAAGGAGTGCATTTCCGCAACCCAGTCAACGGTGACAAGATTTTCATGGATGCTGAGAAATCGATGGAAATTCAAAAAGACCTCGGTTCTGACATCGTAATGATTTTCGATGAGTGTACGCCTTACCCTGCGACTCACGCTGAAGCGAAAAAATCGATGGAAATGTCTCTGCGTTGGGCACAACGCTCGCGTGACCATTTCGATAAGCTTGAAAACCCGAACAACTTGTTTGGTATTGTTCAAGGCGGTGTCTATGAAGATCTCCGTGATGTGTCAGTTAAAGGGCTAACAGAGATTGGTTTTGATGGCTACGCGGTTGGTGGTCTGGCGGTTGGTGAACCTAAAGAAGACATGCATCGCGTACTTGAGCACACCTGTCCTCAGTTACCAGAAGATAAACCACGTTACCTAATGGGCGTGGGCAAACCAGAAGACTTGGTTGAAGGGGTTCGTCGCGGTATCGACATGTTTGACTGTGTAATGCCAACGCGAAATGCACGTAATGGACACCTATTTGTGACTGGTGGTGTGATCAAGATCCGTAATGCGACACATAAAACGGATACAACCCCTCTCGATCCGCACTGTGACTGTTACACTTGCAAAAATTACTCTAAGTCGTATCTGCACCACTTGGACCGTTGTAATGAAATCCTTGGTGCTCGCTTAAACACTATCCATAACCTGCGTTATTACCAACGTCTCATGGAAAGCATTCGTAAAGCGATTGATGAAGATCGCTTCGAGCAGTTTGTGGAAGAGTTCTACGCTCGACGCAATCGCGAAGTGCCACCACTCGGTAAACAGGCATAA
- the queA gene encoding tRNA preQ1(34) S-adenosylmethionine ribosyltransferase-isomerase QueA, with amino-acid sequence MQVSDFHFDLPDELIARYPQSERTASRLLQLNGNTGAVKDGSFKDVLELVQTGDLVVFNNTRVIPARMFGRKESGGKLEVLVERMLDEKRFLAHVRSSKSPKPGTLVFLGEEDQYSAEMVARQDALFELHLKADKTILEVLEEIGHMPLPPYIDRPDEDADKERYQTVYNQKPGAVAAPTAGLHFDNQLLEQIKAKGAEFAYVTLHVGAGTFQPVKVDNILEHHMHSEYAEVSQEVVDAIKTTKARGGRVIAVGTTSVRSLESAAQESLKNGTELMPFFGDTEIFIFPGYQYQLVDCLITNFHLPESTLIMLVSAFAGYDHTMNAYQHAVTNQYRFFSYGDAMFIEKKTQ; translated from the coding sequence ATGCAAGTTTCAGATTTTCACTTTGACTTACCTGACGAACTGATCGCTCGTTATCCTCAATCGGAGCGTACCGCCAGTCGTCTACTTCAGCTAAATGGCAACACCGGCGCTGTAAAAGATGGCTCGTTCAAAGATGTGTTGGAGCTGGTTCAAACGGGGGATCTTGTGGTGTTTAACAACACGCGAGTGATTCCTGCACGCATGTTTGGTCGTAAAGAATCTGGCGGCAAGTTGGAAGTCTTGGTCGAGCGCATGCTTGATGAGAAGCGCTTCCTCGCGCATGTACGCAGTTCTAAGTCTCCGAAACCGGGTACGTTAGTCTTTCTTGGAGAAGAGGACCAATACTCAGCAGAGATGGTGGCCCGCCAAGATGCGTTGTTTGAACTTCACTTAAAGGCGGACAAAACCATTCTCGAAGTGTTGGAAGAAATTGGCCATATGCCTCTTCCTCCTTACATTGACCGCCCAGATGAAGATGCGGATAAAGAGCGTTACCAAACGGTTTATAACCAAAAACCGGGTGCGGTGGCTGCCCCGACTGCGGGATTGCATTTTGACAATCAACTGCTTGAGCAGATCAAAGCCAAAGGCGCTGAGTTTGCTTACGTGACGTTGCATGTCGGCGCTGGCACATTTCAGCCAGTGAAAGTGGATAATATTCTTGAGCATCACATGCACTCTGAATATGCTGAAGTGTCGCAAGAGGTGGTGGATGCGATTAAAACCACAAAAGCGCGGGGTGGCCGCGTCATCGCGGTTGGCACCACGTCAGTTCGCTCTTTAGAGAGCGCGGCGCAAGAGTCGTTGAAAAACGGCACTGAGTTGATGCCTTTCTTTGGCGATACAGAAATTTTCATTTTCCCAGGCTATCAATATCAATTGGTGGACTGTTTGATCACTAATTTCCATTTGCCAGAATCGACGCTGATTATGCTGGTGAGTGCATTTGCCGGTTATGACCACACCATGAATGCCTATCAGCATGCCGTGACCAATCAATATCGCTTTTTCTCTTACGGGGATGCGATGTTCATTGAGAAGAAAACGCAATAA
- a CDS encoding hydrogen peroxide-inducible genes activator, which produces MNKWPSLKQLHYLITLHETRHFSDAAERCFVSQSTLSKGIQNLEELIGCPLYEKKDKKSPLVFTQAGELVVMHGRELLAKGQDLVELGSLCQGDSMQGQLKLGCIPTIAPFLLCDLVQEINQRFPQLNLLLREDTTTNLLTALRHGELDVLILALPVEIDGMESRVVGQDPFKMVISRHQAGAIKVPIKYDDLPDESVFLLEKEHCLTEHAVSACKLTDKEKINPFSATSLHTLVQMVANGLGTTFIPQMAIDHGLLDNQNLVVIEPPGQQAYRDIGLVWRPSSSRSKTFNQLAEVVSELL; this is translated from the coding sequence ATGAATAAATGGCCCAGTCTGAAGCAGTTACACTATCTTATTACTCTGCATGAAACACGGCATTTTAGTGATGCGGCTGAACGTTGCTTTGTGAGCCAATCGACGTTAAGTAAAGGCATACAAAATTTAGAAGAGTTGATCGGCTGTCCTCTCTATGAGAAGAAAGACAAAAAAAGCCCTTTGGTTTTTACTCAAGCAGGTGAACTGGTTGTAATGCATGGTAGAGAGCTATTGGCAAAGGGGCAAGACTTGGTTGAACTGGGTAGCCTTTGTCAAGGAGACAGCATGCAAGGGCAATTGAAACTGGGTTGTATTCCTACCATCGCTCCATTTTTGTTGTGCGATTTAGTACAAGAGATCAATCAACGTTTTCCTCAACTGAATCTTCTATTGCGTGAAGATACAACAACCAACTTGTTGACGGCTTTACGTCATGGTGAACTGGACGTATTGATCCTCGCTTTACCGGTTGAGATCGATGGGATGGAAAGTCGCGTTGTCGGACAAGATCCTTTCAAAATGGTGATTAGCCGCCATCAAGCTGGGGCAATTAAAGTTCCGATCAAATACGATGACCTTCCCGATGAATCGGTTTTCCTACTGGAAAAAGAACATTGTCTCACTGAGCACGCGGTGTCGGCCTGTAAACTGACTGACAAAGAGAAGATTAACCCATTTAGCGCGACCAGTTTGCATACCTTAGTACAAATGGTGGCAAATGGACTTGGCACTACCTTTATTCCTCAAATGGCCATCGATCACGGCCTGCTGGACAACCAAAACTTAGTGGTGATCGAGCCTCCTGGCCAGCAAGCTTATCGTGATATTGGGTTGGTTTGGCGGCCAAGTTCTTCACGCAGTAAAACATTTAATCAACTTGCAGAGGTTGTTTCAGAACTGCTTTAG
- a CDS encoding CBS domain-containing protein, whose protein sequence is MIKVEDMMTRHPHTLLRSHTLGDAKNMMEALDIRHIPVVDANKQLLGIVTQRDILAAQESSLNRVSQESSFTLATPLYEMMHTSIMTVEPKAGLKESALYMQKHKVGCLPVVEKGHLVGIITDTDFVTIAINLLELQEEAEPEELEVEDDL, encoded by the coding sequence ATGATAAAAGTCGAAGATATGATGACTCGCCACCCTCATACCTTGTTGCGTTCACACACATTAGGTGACGCCAAAAACATGATGGAAGCACTGGATATTCGACACATTCCCGTTGTCGATGCGAACAAACAGCTGCTCGGTATTGTCACCCAACGAGACATACTCGCCGCTCAAGAATCAAGCCTCAACCGTGTATCGCAAGAGTCATCTTTCACCCTCGCAACCCCTCTCTATGAGATGATGCATACCAGCATTATGACGGTAGAACCTAAAGCAGGTTTAAAAGAAAGTGCACTCTACATGCAAAAACACAAAGTGGGATGTTTGCCAGTGGTTGAAAAAGGGCACTTAGTGGGAATCATTACCGACACTGATTTCGTCACTATCGCGATCAATTTACTAGAGCTGCAAGAAGAAGCCGAGCCAGAAGAGTTAGAAGTCGAAGACGATTTATAA
- the yajC gene encoding preprotein translocase subunit YajC codes for MFISQAHAAAEGAQQGGMFEMLIMLGMFGVIFYFMIYRPQAKRVKEHKSLMASMGKGDEVLTNGGLVGKITKIAEDNDFVTIELNPNNEVVIKKDFVTAVLPKGTLKSL; via the coding sequence ATGTTTATCTCTCAAGCTCACGCAGCAGCAGAAGGCGCACAACAAGGTGGCATGTTTGAAATGCTGATCATGTTGGGTATGTTCGGTGTGATTTTCTACTTCATGATTTACCGTCCACAAGCAAAACGTGTTAAAGAGCACAAGAGCCTAATGGCATCCATGGGTAAAGGTGATGAAGTTCTGACCAATGGTGGTCTTGTGGGTAAAATCACTAAGATTGCAGAAGACAATGACTTCGTGACAATCGAACTTAACCCAAACAACGAAGTTGTGATCAAAAAAGACTTCGTTACCGCTGTGCTACCAAAAGGTACGCTTAAATCTCTATAA
- the ppk2 gene encoding polyphosphate kinase 2 yields the protein MGKLKKKFYEQELENLQIELVKLQEWVKHKKLKVVVIFEGRDAAGKGGVIKRITEKLNPRVCRIAALPAPTEKEKTQWYFQRYVAHLPAGGEIVLFDRSWYNRAGVEKVMGFCNDEEYEEFLRSCPEFERMLQRSGIILLKYWFSVSDEEQEKRFIERINTPIKRWKFSPMDLESRNRWAEYSKAKDEMFAYTDTKHCPWWVVPSDEKRRARLNCISHLLSSIDYQEVVHPPVTLPELNKEGYVRSPVEEQTFVPERY from the coding sequence ATGGGAAAGCTGAAAAAAAAGTTCTATGAACAAGAACTCGAGAACTTACAAATTGAGTTAGTCAAACTTCAAGAATGGGTTAAGCATAAAAAACTCAAAGTCGTCGTCATTTTTGAAGGGCGAGATGCCGCAGGTAAAGGCGGTGTTATTAAACGCATCACTGAAAAACTGAATCCTCGAGTCTGTCGCATCGCAGCATTGCCTGCTCCGACAGAGAAAGAAAAAACGCAATGGTATTTTCAACGTTATGTCGCACATTTACCTGCCGGCGGTGAAATTGTGCTGTTTGACCGCAGCTGGTACAACCGCGCAGGTGTTGAGAAAGTGATGGGATTTTGCAACGATGAGGAATACGAAGAGTTTCTGCGATCTTGCCCCGAATTTGAACGCATGCTGCAGCGCTCTGGTATCATCCTGTTGAAATATTGGTTCTCGGTTTCTGACGAAGAGCAAGAGAAACGATTTATTGAACGGATCAATACGCCAATCAAACGCTGGAAGTTTAGCCCAATGGACCTTGAATCGCGCAATCGATGGGCCGAGTATTCCAAAGCAAAAGATGAGATGTTTGCTTATACCGATACGAAACATTGCCCGTGGTGGGTCGTTCCCTCAGATGAAAAACGCCGAGCTCGCCTTAACTGCATTAGTCACCTGCTCAGTAGCATTGATTACCAAGAAGTGGTTCATCCTCCTGTGACACTTCCTGAACTCAACAAAGAAGGGTATGTTCGCTCCCCTGTTGAAGAGCAGACTTTTGTGCCTGAACGTTATTAG
- a CDS encoding copper homeostasis protein CutC translates to MSYQVEVCIDNIESLHNALEGGATRIELCSSLALGGLTPSYGFMTLAAKLSTVPVYAMIRPRQGDFLYSDDEFAIMQQDILSAQQAGLQGVVFGLLTADGEIDVARTRVLVELAHSLGLGVTFHRAFDQCRDPFTALEQIIDLGCERILTSGLSASAPLGKETLTQLVVQSQSRLAIMAGAGVSPVNVADLALTTGVKELHLSGKHTRPSKMTFIASDSKMGAADQDDFVVPVTHTTTIRDTVLALKSIR, encoded by the coding sequence ATGAGTTACCAAGTCGAAGTTTGTATCGATAATATCGAATCTCTACACAATGCTCTTGAAGGCGGAGCGACTCGTATCGAGCTTTGTTCTTCCCTCGCATTAGGTGGGCTAACCCCTAGCTATGGGTTTATGACCCTTGCGGCAAAATTGTCGACGGTTCCGGTTTACGCCATGATCAGGCCAAGGCAGGGAGACTTCTTATACAGTGATGATGAGTTTGCGATCATGCAGCAAGATATTTTGTCTGCTCAACAGGCGGGCTTACAAGGCGTGGTATTTGGCCTGCTGACAGCAGACGGCGAGATTGATGTCGCAAGAACGCGCGTGTTGGTCGAACTTGCCCACTCACTAGGGCTTGGCGTAACTTTTCACCGTGCTTTTGATCAATGCCGAGATCCCTTTACCGCTTTAGAGCAAATCATTGACCTTGGATGCGAGCGAATCTTAACCTCCGGGCTTTCCGCCAGCGCGCCTTTAGGTAAAGAAACGCTGACTCAGCTCGTGGTTCAAAGCCAGTCTCGCCTCGCTATCATGGCTGGCGCAGGAGTCTCCCCTGTTAACGTTGCCGATCTGGCACTGACAACGGGGGTTAAAGAGCTGCATCTTTCAGGCAAGCACACTCGTCCAAGTAAAATGACCTTTATTGCTTCTGACAGCAAGATGGGCGCAGCGGATCAAGACGATTTTGTTGTTCCGGTAACTCATACAACCACCATTCGCGATACCGTATTAGCTCTCAAATCAATCCGCTAA
- the aceA gene encoding isocitrate lyase has protein sequence MTNLTRRQQIEALEKDWATNPRWKHVKRTYTAEEVVALRGSMVPANTIAQRGADKLWSLVNGSSKKGYVNCLGALTGGQAVQQAKAGIEAIYLSGWQVAADNNTASTMYPDQSLYPVDSVPSVVKRINNSFRRADQIQWSNGKSPEEGGIDYFLPIVADAEAGFGGVLNAYELMKSMIEAGAAGVHFEDQLASVKKCGHMGGKVLVPTQEAVQKLVAARLAADVAGTTTLVIARTDANAADLLTSDCDPYDADFIVGERTQEGFYRVRAGIDQAISRGLAYAPYADLIWCETATPCLEEARKFAEAIHAEYPDQLLAYNCSPSFNWEKNLDAETIAKFQQELADMGYKYQFITLAGIHNMWFNMFELAHAYAQGEGMRHYVEKVQRPEFEAAEKGYTFVAHQQEVGTGYFDKMTNTIQGGNSSVTALTGSTEEDQFH, from the coding sequence ATGACTAATTTAACTCGCCGCCAACAAATCGAAGCTCTAGAAAAAGATTGGGCAACCAATCCTCGCTGGAAACATGTTAAACGTACCTACACGGCAGAAGAAGTGGTGGCATTGCGTGGCTCTATGGTGCCAGCCAATACCATTGCACAGCGTGGTGCAGATAAGCTTTGGTCTCTGGTAAACGGTAGCTCGAAAAAAGGTTATGTGAACTGTCTAGGCGCACTAACCGGTGGCCAAGCGGTGCAGCAAGCTAAGGCGGGTATTGAAGCGATTTACCTATCAGGTTGGCAGGTTGCAGCGGATAACAATACGGCTTCAACCATGTATCCTGATCAATCTCTTTACCCCGTTGATTCGGTTCCTTCGGTAGTAAAACGCATTAACAACTCGTTCCGTCGCGCAGATCAAATCCAATGGTCGAATGGTAAATCGCCAGAAGAAGGCGGAATTGATTACTTCTTGCCTATTGTTGCCGATGCAGAAGCGGGCTTTGGTGGTGTGCTCAATGCGTATGAGCTAATGAAGTCGATGATTGAAGCCGGGGCTGCTGGTGTGCACTTTGAAGACCAATTGGCTTCGGTGAAAAAATGTGGCCACATGGGCGGTAAAGTATTGGTTCCAACGCAAGAAGCGGTGCAAAAACTGGTTGCTGCGCGTCTAGCCGCCGATGTTGCTGGCACAACGACCCTCGTTATTGCACGTACCGACGCTAACGCAGCAGATCTTCTCACTTCTGACTGCGACCCATACGATGCGGACTTTATTGTTGGCGAACGCACTCAGGAAGGTTTCTATCGTGTTCGTGCAGGGATTGACCAAGCGATCTCACGTGGCCTTGCTTATGCGCCGTATGCGGATCTTATCTGGTGTGAAACGGCAACGCCTTGTCTTGAAGAAGCGCGTAAGTTTGCTGAGGCTATTCATGCCGAATACCCAGACCAACTGTTGGCATACAACTGCTCGCCATCATTTAACTGGGAGAAGAACTTGGATGCAGAGACCATTGCTAAGTTCCAACAAGAACTTGCAGATATGGGCTACAAGTACCAGTTCATCACCTTGGCTGGAATTCACAACATGTGGTTCAACATGTTTGAACTGGCACACGCATATGCTCAAGGTGAAGGCATGCGTCACTACGTCGAGAAAGTTCAGCGTCCTGAATTTGAAGCGGCGGAAAAAGGCTACACCTTCGTTGCACACCAACAAGAAGTGGGTACGGGTTACTTTGATAAGATGACCAACACCATCCAAGGTGGTAACTCTTCAGTCACGGCACTGACGGGCTCTACCGAAGAAGACCAGTTCCATTAA